A stretch of DNA from Lotus japonicus ecotype B-129 chromosome 4, LjGifu_v1.2:
TCATCGCTTTTCATCATGGCAAATTAAGGAAAAGGTACAAGATAATCTGGGTCTGATGGGCAATGAATTTTTAAATGATTATGAAAAGTGTGTTTACCAGAGTCAAGCAGTTGACGAATTTGACACTGCATGGAATGCCTTGCTCAACAAATACGGATTGAAGGATAATGCTTGGTTAAAAGAGATGTATGAGAAGCGTGCATCGTGGGTTCCAATATATTTGAGGGGATTTTTTTTCGCTGGCATTCCCATTAATGATAGTGTTGATTCATTCTTTGGTGCACTTTTAAATGCCCAAACACCTGTCATGGAGTTCATTTCACGGTATGAGAGAGGCCTTGAGCGACGTcgggaagaagaaagaaaagaggaTTTAAATGCTTCCAATTTTCAAACATCTTTGCAAACAAAAGAACCGGTTGAAGAACAATTTAGAAGGCTTTACACTCCTACCATATTCAAAGTATTTCAAAAAGAGCTTTTGCAATGCTATAGTTATCTCGGATATAAAAGCTATGAAGAAGGGGGGCTTAGCAGATATTTGGTGCGGAGGTGCGGGAATGATCTGGAGAAGCATTTTGTTACATGTATTGCGTCCAATCTAGGCATTAGTTGCAGCTGTCAGATGTTTGAGCATGAAGGTGTCCTTTGTAGACATGTTTTAAGGGTTTTCCAAATATTGGAATTGAGAGAAGTTCCGTCTCGCTACATCTTACACCGATGGACAAGAAATGCGGATGATGGTGTTTTCCTGACATTGAATCCTAGAGTAGCTCTCAGAAACTGAGGAATTTGATGTTATGGAGTTTAAGAGAAACTGCATCTCAATTGAAACGTATAAACTTGCTTCTGAGATTTTGCGAGAGGGTGGAAGGAAGCTCTGTTGGTATAGGTGAATACTTCTATTTTGTGCGGGGTTGTACATAGCTGCACAATTAAACATTATAGTTTGTGATGTTCTTTCTAGTGACATTTATGCCTTTATAACAAAAATTCCAATGTTTTTCTTGCATAGATGATAACAATACTTTAATTTTAAGCCAATGATGCATGGTTTAGGATTGCAGTTTCTTTTAACCATTGGTTTGCACAATGGAGATTGTGTTGTTGACTCCATAAATGAAATGACGCCAGTTCTTTTATGGCATTTTGATAATACTAGGGACCTTTTGATATGGTATCATTTTCAATCCCTTCAGTCTTCACATACTTTATTGAGTTATTCTGTTGTAAGTAATAGTTTTTGTAAGGTTCGTCTTTAAAAAAACTTAGATTccattaatattatatatcatctagttcaaaaaaaaattatatatcatCATAATACAAATAAGATGTGAAACCTCATTCTTACAAGTCATATAGCATATTACACAACCTCATTCTTCTTGTTTGTTATCATCACACATCTTCAACTTGTTCACCAGCAGGGAGTGAAAGCAGAGACTCTGTATACATGGCCAGGGAAACATAAGTATAAGGATATTCATCATAAGAGCAGTGCTCTAGTACCTCTCCTTCGCCATTATACTTCACCAGCTCCTTATAACCATCTGTTCCAACAATATCACCATTTTTTGTACAACATATTGGGGAAAAGTATTTATTGGGAATGTCATTTAAAGATAGAGCAAGAGTCATAACCCAAGATGACTGCAATTTGTACCTTTCCATCACCCATATACTAACTGTATCAGCCTCCACAACCCATAGACTGAGAAATCCTCGAAACACCCACACATCATAATCTGCAGATTCATGGTAAAATTCATCTGGCAGAGGTATATCAGAAAGTCTTTTTTCAACTAAATCAAATGCAACAATAAGATCAACATTTATATCGTGACGAAAAGCCACCCAATGAATAGCATCATGCAAGAGTGACCCAACTCTGGGATCATCGCCAGCGTTCATATAAGGCAAATGGGTACCCTCAATTTCTTTCCATGTATTGGCTCTCCAAGAGAAAAACTCCAAATGGGTTAAATAATCAGCTGAGTTTGGATCATATGAAGCTAGAACCACTAAATAGTCATCTTGTGATGGGTCGTAGCCAAAACCATATAGATAGGTGAAAAGGAAGGCATCCACATTGGAGGAAATAGGTGGATGTGGTATTTGGTTGTGAACACCAGTggatggattccaaagaaa
This window harbors:
- the LOC130713551 gene encoding F-box/kelch-repeat protein At3g23880-like yields the protein MKRYSRRGRTNMNKKTLNLPMDLIIQILLRLPVKSLVRFKCVCKSWLSLITDPHFAKSHFQLAAALTHRLLLAPASVPETRSIDLDDASLNDDSASTTIELKFMLPSYYFHLSSCRGFLFLDCNPNLFLWNPSTGVHNQIPHPPISSNVDAFLFTYLYGFGYDPSQDDYLVVLASYDPNSADYLTHLEFFSWRANTWKEIEGTHLPYMNAGDDPRVGSLLHDAIHWVAFRHDINVDLIVAFDLVEKRLSDIPLPDEFYHESADYDVWVFRGFLSLWVVEADTVSIWVMERYKLQSSWVMTLALSLNDIPNKYFSPICCTKNGDIVGTDGYKELVKYNGEGEVLEHCSYDEYPYTYVSLAMYTESLLSLPAGEQVEDV